The following proteins are encoded in a genomic region of bacterium:
- a CDS encoding GFA family protein: MSAGETQEGGCHCGQVRFRVRIRERKAYDCNCSICRKKGFLHLIVPEKDFSLLQGGEFLSEYRFNTGIARHLFCRVCGMHPFYRPRSHPGQWDVNVRCLDGDFAETFEILPFDGQSWESSVDKIR; this comes from the coding sequence ATGAGCGCGGGCGAAACGCAAGAAGGCGGCTGTCACTGCGGCCAGGTTCGTTTCCGAGTCCGAATTCGGGAGCGAAAAGCCTACGACTGCAATTGCAGTATTTGCCGCAAGAAGGGCTTTCTTCACTTGATCGTTCCGGAAAAGGACTTCAGCTTGCTCCAAGGCGGAGAATTTTTAAGCGAATATCGCTTCAATACCGGCATCGCCCGCCATCTCTTCTGCCGGGTCTGCGGCATGCATCCTTTCTACCGCCCCCGTTCCCATCCCGGCCAATGGGACGTCAACGTCCGCTGTTTGGATGGGGATTTCGCCGAGACCTTCGAGATCCTGCCCTTCGATGGACAAAGCTGGGAATCGAGCGTCGACAAGATCCGCTAA